One Nitrospinota bacterium DNA segment encodes these proteins:
- a CDS encoding thermonuclease family protein: MLARLAVVLCACLQAVASTSSYAGKIETAVIVHVIDGDTVVALIGKSRRKVRLLGIDAPEKEGPYTRWEPMSREARTRVEELALHKTVELSYGGQTREDKYGRLLGYVTLPGGTDLNETLIREGLAEAFHKFRHERRERYHRAEAEAKSACRGLWSMRPPCAGVVQ, encoded by the coding sequence ATGTTGGCGCGCCTTGCCGTCGTCCTTTGCGCTTGCTTGCAAGCGGTTGCCTCCACAAGCTCTTACGCGGGAAAAATCGAGACTGCCGTCATCGTCCATGTGATAGACGGCGACACGGTGGTGGCGCTTATAGGTAAATCCAGGCGCAAGGTGCGGCTTCTGGGAATTGACGCTCCGGAAAAAGAGGGACCGTACACCCGATGGGAGCCGATGAGCCGGGAGGCGCGGACGCGGGTGGAGGAACTGGCGCTGCATAAAACCGTGGAGCTTTCATATGGCGGCCAGACGCGGGAGGACAAATATGGCAGGCTTTTGGGCTACGTCACGCTTCCCGGCGGAACAGATTTGAACGAAACGCTAATCCGGGAAGGGCTGGCCGAAGCGTTCCACAAGTTCCGCCATGAGCGGCGGGAACGGTATCACCGGGCCGAGGCGGAGGCAAAATCGGCTTGCAGGGGGCTTTGGAGCATGCGCCCGCCATGCGCCGGGGTTGTTCAGTAA
- the cobO gene encoding cob(I)yrinic acid a,c-diamide adenosyltransferase — translation MVSEQNVKGLTVIFTGPGKGKTSAALGAVMRALGHGMRCKVIQFIKADASTGEMALAQKLAPELQIVQAGLGFTWLDKHPPEEHKKAAQAGIEMAVADLQSGLFGMVVLDEALYALGKGLVTLDDLKRAIAAKREGTHLILTGRGAPDELIELADMVTRMEEIKHPMKKGIPAQKGIDY, via the coding sequence ATCGTGAGCGAACAGAATGTAAAAGGGCTGACTGTGATATTCACCGGTCCCGGAAAAGGGAAGACTTCCGCCGCCCTCGGCGCGGTCATGCGCGCATTGGGCCACGGGATGCGGTGCAAGGTGATCCAGTTCATCAAGGCGGATGCCTCGACTGGCGAAATGGCGCTGGCCCAGAAGCTGGCCCCGGAGCTTCAGATAGTACAGGCCGGCCTGGGATTCACATGGTTGGACAAGCACCCGCCCGAAGAACATAAAAAAGCGGCGCAGGCTGGGATCGAAATGGCCGTTGCCGACCTTCAATCGGGGCTTTTCGGGATGGTGGTGCTGGATGAAGCGCTATATGCGCTCGGAAAAGGGCTTGTGACATTGGATGATTTAAAGCGGGCCATCGCTGCAAAACGCGAGGGGACTCACCTGATTTTGACCGGGCGTGGCGCGCCAGACGAGCTTATCGAGCTTGCCGACATGGTGACCCGGATGGAGGAGATAAAGCACCCGATGAAAAAAGGGATACCAGCGCAAAAGGGGATTGATTACTGA
- a CDS encoding cobyric acid synthase, whose product MDGKARCVAVFGSASDVGKSVVAAALCRVFRNTGFSVAPFKAQNMSNNSYVTAGGGEIGRAQAVQAECAGIAPTVDMNPLLLKPSTDSRSQMILHGKVIGSATAADFRKERSGLFAKTQESLEKLRAAHDVIVIEGAGSCAEMNLKDYDLANFNTAIACGAPVLLVADIGRGGVFAQVIGTLDLLSPAERAMVAGVIINRFRGDVSLFGDGIDFIERRSGVPVLGVLPYLQDMDIDPEDSVTLETIVDPPSVTAAGKINIAVIRLPRISNFTDFAPFMREPSVNLSYLSKPRSLDGVDVLILPGSKSTIADLDWLREAGWEKIIGDYAKTGGRVIGVCGGYQMLGQTVNDPHGVEGKPGSTRGLGLLDARTTLEREKRLERVRARWVEGGLDITGYEIHMGITEVAAGAASPIEMILPDGTARPEGAMSADGRVWGTYIHGVFDEPAFRRGFLLGINPDAWAGLAESSAATHKERQYDRLAEHFTKHVDTDKIIEITGVKRRVMEPIS is encoded by the coding sequence ATGGACGGTAAGGCGCGTTGCGTGGCGGTGTTCGGCTCCGCTTCCGACGTGGGCAAAAGCGTTGTGGCCGCCGCGCTTTGCCGTGTTTTCCGCAACACTGGTTTTTCCGTGGCGCCGTTCAAGGCTCAGAACATGTCCAACAATTCATACGTGACGGCCGGCGGCGGCGAGATCGGAAGGGCCCAGGCGGTGCAGGCCGAATGCGCCGGGATAGCGCCCACTGTGGACATGAACCCGCTTTTATTAAAGCCATCAACCGACAGCCGCTCACAGATGATCCTTCACGGCAAGGTGATAGGCTCCGCCACCGCCGCCGATTTCAGGAAGGAACGAAGCGGACTTTTCGCCAAAACGCAAGAAAGCCTGGAGAAGCTTCGCGCCGCACATGATGTAATCGTGATCGAGGGGGCGGGATCTTGCGCGGAGATGAATCTCAAGGACTACGACCTGGCCAACTTCAACACAGCCATTGCATGCGGCGCGCCGGTGTTGCTGGTGGCGGACATCGGCCGGGGGGGCGTATTCGCACAGGTGATCGGGACGCTGGACCTTCTTTCGCCAGCGGAACGCGCTATGGTAGCTGGTGTGATAATAAACAGGTTCCGTGGGGACGTTTCGCTTTTCGGCGACGGTATTGATTTTATCGAACGGCGTTCCGGCGTTCCGGTGCTCGGTGTGCTGCCGTATTTGCAGGATATGGACATAGACCCTGAAGACAGCGTCACGTTGGAGACAATAGTTGATCCTCCCTCCGTCACAGCCGCGGGAAAAATAAACATTGCGGTGATACGGTTGCCGAGGATATCCAACTTCACCGATTTTGCGCCGTTTATGCGTGAACCATCCGTCAACCTCTCATACCTTTCAAAGCCCCGTTCCCTTGATGGTGTTGACGTTCTTATTTTGCCCGGCAGCAAAAGCACTATCGCCGATCTTGACTGGCTGCGCGAAGCCGGATGGGAAAAGATCATCGGCGATTATGCGAAAACCGGCGGGCGGGTAATCGGTGTTTGCGGCGGATATCAAATGCTCGGCCAGACCGTGAACGATCCACATGGAGTTGAAGGGAAGCCGGGCTCCACGCGCGGACTTGGATTGCTTGATGCGCGCACCACGCTTGAGAGGGAAAAACGCCTTGAACGGGTCCGGGCAAGGTGGGTTGAAGGGGGACTTGATATCACGGGCTATGAAATCCACATGGGGATCACGGAAGTGGCGGCTGGAGCGGCCAGCCCGATAGAAATGATCCTTCCGGACGGAACGGCGCGGCCTGAAGGGGCCATGTCCGCCGATGGACGCGTGTGGGGAACCTATATCCACGGAGTGTTTGACGAGCCTGCTTTCCGGCGTGGATTTTTACTCGGGATAAATCCGGATGCTTGGGCCGGTCTTGCGGAATCCTCCGCCGCCACGCACAAGGAGCGGCAGTACGATAGACTGGCGGAGCATTTTACAAAGCATGTGGACACGGACAAAATCATCGAAATAACCGGCGTCAAACGCCGCGTCATGGAGCCGATATCGTGA